A single genomic interval of uncultured Pseudodesulfovibrio sp. harbors:
- the dctP gene encoding TRAP transporter substrate-binding protein DctP, whose protein sequence is MRRLVMILTILFVLVSGSSALAVTLKIATAVPEGSYWMNQMRAGAKEIKERTQGRVSIKFYGGGVMGNDKSVLRKIRVGQLHGGAFTAGGLSAVYADLKLYSLPFLFRSAEEVRTVREKIDPILKKGLLEKGFVSFGFAGGGFANLMSSSLLRGMDDVRERKVWVPEGDIVSYAVLESLNVSPVSLNMIDVMTGLQTGLLDIVVATPTAALAFQWHTKIRYVVDTPLVYVVAVLALDRRVYSRIKPEDQLVVDEVMSRIYREFNQQGAADNGLAIEAMKKQGIEFVTIDSADIETWRKDAISVELRLADEGIYSKTVFELLLGCLNECRAEWSGAQ, encoded by the coding sequence ATGCGACGACTTGTAATGATATTGACCATTCTTTTTGTGCTTGTTTCCGGCTCGTCCGCGCTGGCTGTGACGTTGAAGATTGCCACGGCTGTGCCTGAAGGTTCCTACTGGATGAACCAGATGCGGGCTGGGGCCAAGGAGATCAAGGAACGCACCCAAGGGCGGGTGTCGATCAAGTTTTATGGCGGCGGGGTCATGGGCAACGACAAGAGTGTGTTGCGAAAGATCCGCGTCGGTCAGTTGCATGGAGGCGCCTTTACCGCAGGCGGCCTCTCTGCCGTGTATGCGGACCTGAAACTGTACAGCCTGCCGTTCCTTTTTCGTAGTGCGGAAGAAGTCCGGACCGTCAGGGAAAAAATCGATCCGATACTCAAGAAGGGGTTGCTCGAAAAGGGGTTCGTCAGTTTCGGATTTGCCGGAGGTGGTTTCGCCAATCTCATGAGCAGCAGCCTTCTGCGGGGGATGGACGACGTCAGGGAACGGAAGGTGTGGGTCCCGGAAGGGGATATCGTGAGTTATGCTGTTCTCGAATCCCTGAACGTTTCCCCCGTGTCCTTGAACATGATCGACGTCATGACCGGCCTGCAAACCGGGCTTCTGGATATCGTGGTCGCAACCCCAACAGCCGCTCTGGCTTTTCAATGGCACACCAAGATCAGGTATGTGGTTGATACGCCATTGGTGTACGTTGTAGCCGTGCTGGCTCTTGATCGCCGGGTCTATTCCCGGATCAAGCCGGAAGACCAACTGGTGGTTGATGAAGTCATGAGCCGTATTTACAGGGAATTCAACCAGCAGGGGGCTGCCGATAATGGGCTGGCGATCGAGGCGATGAAGAAACAGGGCATCGAATTCGTGACCATCGATTCGGCGGATATCGAGACATGGCGGAAAGATGCCATATCGGTCGAATTGCGGTTGGCCGATGAAGGAATCTATTCGAAGACCGTTTTCGAGTTGCTGCTGGGCTGTCTCAATGAATGCCGTGCGGAATGGAGCGGGGCGCAGTGA